TTGACCTCGAGACACCTCTCTGTAGGAGAATTAGAAGGCTCTTGGCAAGAGATTACATATCTATATACCAAGAGGACGCCACACGAGATGATGCCATCCTGGAGCTTGCAAAGTTGGACTTCAATTTGCTGCAATCTCTTCATCGCGAGGAACTTAAGAACATCACCATGTAAGCTCTTCCTCACTTTTGAATTCCCTGGAGCTATATTTCTTCTGGATTTTTATAAAGaaagaacaatacaatcatgttgcTAATGTAAACAAGTGAAGGCTAATTGCTGAGCTTGGTTCCTTCTCCCATCAAACTTTTAATTGTTATGTAATGCCATTTTGATTTGTAAACGACTTGAAGGTGGTGGAATGATTTAGTCTCCTCAAAAAATCTCAGTTTTGCTCGAGATAGATTGGTGGAATGCTATTTCTGGATCCTGGCAGTATACTTTGAACCCTATTATTCTCGTGCACGAGTGATAACGACCAAGGTGATTGCCCATATTTCAATTTTGGACGACATATATGATGTCTATAGCACATTGGAGGAGAGCCAACGACTAACTGAGGCAATTCAAAGGTTCGCACAGATTACCTTTTACTATCATTGTGTATAGCAAAATAACAACATGTATGTTTATGTTCTAATTTTCTAAAGATGGTGAAACTAAATATATATGCAGGTGGGATGCGAAGGTTGTTCATCAATTACCAGAGTACATGAAAGATTATTATCTAAAGCTAATGCACACCTTTAAAGAGTTTGAAGATTTATTGGCTTCCAATGAGAAATATCGCATAACCTATCTAAAGGAAGCGGTGAGTGATGAGATCATAAGGTTCAtcttattttcacttttattaaTTTGCATTACATAAGTAATAAATGAATACACTAATGGCCAATGCAAAGAATAAGCGTTTGAGATGCGACAGTATTAAACTTAGATTGTCTGCTACTCATGCATTACAAACATTAAGGAATGGTTTTGTTTTACTTGGGTACAGATGAAAGATTTATCTGAAGCTTATTTTGAGGAATCCAAATGGAGAGATCAACATTACGTGCCAACATTGGAAGAACATCTACATGTTTCCCTCATAAGTTCAGCATATCCTATGCTCGAATGTGCTTCTTTTGTTGGAATGGGAGAAATAGCAACTAAGGAGGCATTTGAGTGGATTACTAGTTTCCCAAAGATTGTCCAAGCTTCTGCAATAATTGGTCGTATCATGAATGACATTACTTCACATGAGGTATAGTCATAAGATAATCTGCTGTGTTTTATATCATATAAACATTTTTCATAGTAAATTTTGCACTGATATCTCTCATAGTAGAAATatgataacataaaaaaaaaaaaaaaaacatacattcTCCAATTAGATGAGATGGACCATAATTGAGGTTTAATAGGTAATCTCCAAAGGTTGTCTTCAATATTGCTTGTATTTATCACCTCAAAAGcatttcttgtgtcactcaattgcATTATCAAAGTTTCGCTGAACTTACAGGATTTTACATTAAATCTAGTACAAACAAAAATATTCCCATTCGTAAGCTTCCACATCTGTAGATTCCCAAATTCCCTTCATCTACACCTTATTATTGATAATAGTCTATCAATTTGTTTTAATATAATGAACATGTAAATCCTGAAAGGATCCCTTAGAATTCAGTTTGTAGATCATTAGTCCTCTTTTTTCATGAAATTTGCAGTTGGAACAAACTAGGGAACATGTTGCCTCCACAGTCCAATGCTACATGAAAGAGTACGGAACAGATGTGCATGTGGCATGTAAGAAACTCCAAGGTCTAGTTGACGATGCATGGAAGGAGATAAATGAAGAGTGCCTCAATCCGACTGCATTCTCCATTGCTTTACTTGAAAGGATTTTTAATTATTCACGAATAACAGAAAATACTTATAAGTACATTGATGGATATACCAACTCCTCTACGAAGACGAAGGAATATATCTCTTTGTTACTGGTACATCCTATTCCACTTTGATTGTATGACGattgcttgcttcttctatgaatcctttattctgaaatatatgtaaaTCTTTGTAAATGAACGTGTATTGTACTATGCTTTCTTCTTCTATTAATCCTTTATTGTGAAATATATTTAAGCCTTTGTAAATGAACGTGTATTGTACTAGCCCTGGGAAGCTCAAGCCAGTATTATCTATGGAAAACAGAAATCTTTGTTTAACAGTAGTTCAAAGCAATTTGCAAGTTGCTGGTTTGTGTTACAAAGTTATATTAGCTATTTGCAATTTTCACTCTTTTCAGTCTTGCCAACTTGAGAAAGGCTCTTGAAGCTGCTATGCTAAATAGAGTGTCAGGATGGTGAGGTTGGGTTTTGTAGATGCCTACATCAGATATCAAGATACTTCTTAGTTAAGTTTGGGATAATTGCAATTCGGAAACATATATATTCAAGCTACATTTTGGATAAGTTAGGACGACTGATTTtttttctccaaaaaaaaaattatattagctaaaCCATAAAATTACAAAAGGAGTTGTGCA
This DNA window, taken from Musa acuminata AAA Group cultivar baxijiao chromosome BXJ3-7, Cavendish_Baxijiao_AAA, whole genome shotgun sequence, encodes the following:
- the LOC135642133 gene encoding alpha-humulene synthase-like, whose protein sequence is MENLISQPNVPGDEVVIRKSGSYHPTVWGDYFILQAQSSTSTQECDARMQERAAELMEQVRSMFKDTTDILQTMDLVDSIQLLGLSYHFEKEISEALNRVHEADFNDHGLYDTALRFRLLRQQGYHVTPDVFNKFKDEGGSFMSTLGSDVKGLLSLYNAAYLGTHGEIILDEAISFTRNSLVSALADLKPPLTTQVSLDLETPLCRRIRRLLARDYISIYQEDATRDDAILELAKLDFNLLQSLHREELKNITMWWNDLVSSKNLSFARDRLVECYFWILAVYFEPYYSRARVITTKVIAHISILDDIYDVYSTLEESQRLTEAIQRWDAKVVHQLPEYMKDYYLKLMHTFKEFEDLLASNEKYRITYLKEAMKDLSEAYFEESKWRDQHYVPTLEEHLHVSLISSAYPMLECASFVGMGEIATKEAFEWITSFPKIVQASAIIGRIMNDITSHELEQTREHVASTVQCYMKEYGTDVHVACKKLQGLVDDAWKEINEECLNPTAFSIALLERIFNYSRITENTYKYIDGYTNSSTKTKEYISLLLVHPIPL